The sequence below is a genomic window from Candidatus Rokuibacteriota bacterium.
CGACTTGCTGTGACGGGTACTCCCTGCTCACCTGTTCGCGCCCACGCCCCTTTGTCCATGTCCCCTCCCCGGTGGTGTGTGGTGCTGCCGCTACGCACCACCGTAGTGGGAAGGGCGGCATATTCCTCATAACTTAGATCAGCGTGGACGCTTTTTCGTAGCGGCGCATGACGATCTCGAGGAGATCCTCGGCCGCGGTCTGCGGCAGCTTCCGCATGGCGAGATCGTCGATGACGAGGAGCGGGACGGTGGTGAGCTGCGCCAGGTATGGCTTCCGCGTGCCCGCCAGCTGGGCATCCGCGAGTTCCTCGAGCAGCACGTGGGCTTCGCGGTAGAGCACGCGATGGCCTTGCTGGATCACAGCGAGACCGATCGCTTGCGCCAAGTGGCTCTTGCCCGTGCCGGGCGGCCCGTGAAACAGTCCGTCCTCGTGCTGGGTCACGAAGCGGCCGGTGGCGAGCTCGAACACGAGGCGGCGGGGCATCTTCTTGTTGAAGTCAAAGTCGAAGGTATCGAGCGTCTTGCCCGGGTCGCGGAAGCCGGCCTGTTGGATCCGGCGAGCGAGGAGCCGGTCCTGGCGGCGCAGGAGCTCGTCTTGGACGAGCGTGGAGAGGAAGTCAATCGGGGCCAGCCTGTCGGTCTGGGCCTCGAGGAGCCGCGGCTCGAGGCCGATCGCCATGCCGGAGCAGCGGAGTTGCCGGAGGGCGCGTTGCAGCTCGATGAGGTTCATGTGGGGATCTCCTCCTGGGTTTTCCGCGCGATGACGTCGCGGTAGTGGGTGAGGTCGCGGATGAGCGGATCGACCTGGCGCAGTGTGAGAGGCACCGCCGGGTGCCGCTCGAGGTAGCGCCGGACGAAGCGGTAGTTGGCGACCTGGAGCTCCAGCGCGGCGGCGCAGGCGTCCTCGACCACCGCGGGGCCGTGTTTCTTCACCAGCCCGAGGACGCCCAGGATGCGGCGGACGCCGAGTGGGCCGTCGCGGCGATGGATTGTGTCGCAGAGGGTACCGATGTGGGCGCCGGCGCGGGCGGCCTGCGCGAGCAGCGTCAGCGTGGTGGGCGGGGTGCGTGCCGGCTGATCCGCGGGGTGCATGGCCCGGCGCCCGGGCGGGGTGCGGCGATGCTCGCGGAGGAGGGTGCCGGTGGCGGGGTCGAGGAGGCGG
It includes:
- a CDS encoding ATP-binding protein; translated protein: MNLIELQRALRQLRCSGMAIGLEPRLLEAQTDRLAPIDFLSTLVQDELLRRQDRLLARRIQQAGFRDPGKTLDTFDFDFNKKMPRRLVFELATGRFVTQHEDGLFHGPPGTGKSHLAQAIGLAVIQQGHRVLYREAHVLLEELADAQLAGTRKPYLAQLTTVPLLVIDDLAMRKLPQTAAEDLLEIVMRRYEKASTLI